The following proteins are co-located in the Pyxicephalus adspersus chromosome Z, UCB_Pads_2.0, whole genome shotgun sequence genome:
- the RPL12 gene encoding large ribosomal subunit protein uL11 — MPPKFDPNEVKIVYLRCTGGEVGATSALAPKIGPLGLSPKKVGDDIAKATGDWKGLRITVKLTIQNRQAQIEVVPSASALIIKALKEPPRDRKKQKNIKHSGSITFDEVVGIARQMRHRSLARELSGTIKEILGTAQSVGCNIDGRPPHDVIDDINSGAVECPAS, encoded by the exons ATGCCTCCCAAGTTCGACCCCAACGAAGTTAAAATCG TCTACCTGAGATGCACCGGTGGTGAGGTAGGAGCCACCTCAGCTCTGGCCCCCAAAATCGGACCTCTGGGTTTg tCTCCCAAAAAAGTTGGTGATGACATTGCCAAGGCAACTGGTGATTGGAAGGGCTTGAGGATCACTGTCAAACTGACCATCCAGAACAGACAGGCCCAG ATTGAGGTTGTGCCCTCTGCCTCTGCTCTGATCATTAAAGCCCTGAAGGAGCCACCACGTGACAGGAAGAAGCAGAAGAACA TTAAACACAGTGGAAGCATCACTTTTGACGAAGTTGTTGGCATTGCTCGCCAGATGAGGCATCGTTCACTGGCCAGAGAACTGTCTG gAACCATCAAGGAGATCCTGGGTACAGCTCAGTCTGTAGGCTGCAATATTGATGGCAGACCCCCACATGATGTCATTGATGATATTAACAGTGGTGCCGTTGAATGCCCAGCA agctAA